The following are encoded together in the Oceanobacillus zhaokaii genome:
- a CDS encoding alpha-glucuronidase family glycosyl hydrolase, whose amino-acid sequence MYRKNNNREDQIHLNSLIYFNNHLTLKFAVEELRRLMKKAGLQVNIYQNPDLSTLKEFKRIFIMLQDEFNSSSFSKENLFIEKDGFAIYENGKETWIIGKEERSTLYGVYHFCEKRLGYNWINLDEEHSKKSNLAQGNNNWNINEPAFKRRGNILETINDPIYISKLIDWGVKNGFNEFFFTFTLWDEIGKYIREELEKRSVNVTLGGHSLRFLLEAAGQSSNESGDFFIAESPLQKLVIEEIVNICKKTPVVTRISLWPEDIGISEEKFSDFMHIYIVFAERLRIALKAEKLRVEVEHIVYNAGLVWNMLERNEKVIPSNQVDILYAYWGRDYSQSIDNKTAEQTRATNALNDWKKQAETNQRLITVLEYYSDHFMLSELFPPLVKRIDEDVKAYRKLKIDGLLNLIVPTHEKGQTSVMMKTYPWKWIQQLNNYFYAGLSWGKSRDQLWKQFGSTLGPDNERYIEVLLELEKIVSKHTKWNVSLFPARVVDPEKVGHPNDARWIIKFLDEIILFFNKQDIEVDMELLMVQNKNNTASFSNEEMLLIYFYYLKESAEFYKKEWTKLLEGTK is encoded by the coding sequence ATATATAGAAAAAATAATAACAGAGAGGACCAGATTCACTTGAACTCATTAATATATTTTAATAATCATTTAACTTTAAAATTTGCTGTAGAAGAATTAAGGCGGTTAATGAAGAAGGCGGGATTACAAGTAAATATTTATCAAAATCCTGATCTAAGCACTTTAAAGGAATTCAAACGAATCTTTATCATGCTCCAGGATGAGTTTAATTCCTCCTCATTTTCTAAAGAAAATCTGTTCATTGAAAAAGACGGGTTCGCCATATATGAAAATGGAAAAGAAACATGGATCATTGGTAAGGAAGAACGCTCAACATTATATGGGGTGTATCATTTTTGTGAGAAAAGACTTGGTTACAACTGGATTAATCTAGATGAAGAACACTCAAAAAAATCTAATCTTGCTCAGGGAAATAACAATTGGAACATAAATGAACCCGCTTTCAAAAGGAGAGGGAATATTTTAGAAACGATAAATGATCCGATCTATATTAGTAAGTTGATAGACTGGGGTGTTAAGAATGGGTTTAACGAATTCTTTTTTACCTTTACTCTCTGGGATGAGATTGGAAAATATATAAGAGAAGAGCTGGAAAAGCGCAGTGTAAATGTTACGTTAGGGGGACATAGTTTACGTTTTCTATTAGAAGCAGCGGGGCAATCATCAAATGAAAGTGGCGATTTTTTTATAGCAGAATCGCCATTGCAAAAACTAGTTATCGAGGAAATTGTTAACATTTGCAAAAAGACCCCAGTGGTAACGAGAATCTCATTGTGGCCGGAGGATATTGGGATAAGCGAAGAAAAATTTTCTGATTTTATGCATATCTATATTGTTTTTGCAGAGCGATTAAGAATCGCATTAAAAGCAGAGAAATTACGAGTTGAAGTGGAGCATATCGTCTACAATGCAGGTTTAGTATGGAATATGTTAGAGCGAAATGAAAAGGTAATCCCCTCCAATCAAGTAGATATACTTTATGCATACTGGGGAAGGGATTATTCACAGTCCATCGACAACAAAACAGCAGAGCAAACCCGTGCGACTAACGCCTTAAACGATTGGAAAAAACAAGCGGAAACTAACCAGAGATTAATCACCGTTTTAGAATATTACAGTGATCATTTCATGTTAAGTGAACTATTTCCACCGTTAGTAAAACGGATAGATGAAGATGTTAAAGCATATCGTAAGTTAAAAATAGATGGTTTACTTAATCTAATTGTGCCAACTCATGAAAAAGGACAAACTTCAGTAATGATGAAAACATATCCATGGAAATGGATTCAACAGTTGAATAACTATTTCTATGCAGGCTTGAGCTGGGGGAAAAGCCGTGACCAACTTTGGAAACAGTTTGGTTCAACACTTGGACCAGATAATGAAAGATATATAGAGGTTTTATTAGAGTTAGAGAAAATAGTCTCCAAACATACGAAATGGAATGTCTCATTATTTCCTGCAAGAGTGGTAGATCCGGAGAAGGTTGGTCATCCAAATGATGCAAGATGGATAATCAAATTCCTAGATGAAATTATTCTGTTCTTTAACAAACAAGATATAGAAGTAGATATGGAACTGCTAATGGTGCAAAACAAAAATAATACTGCTTCGTTTTCAAATGAGGAAATGCTATTGATTTATTTCTACTACTTAAAAGAGTCAGCAGAATTTTATAAGAAAGAATGGACAAAGCTTTTGGAGGGAACTAAATGA
- a CDS encoding SGNH/GDSL hydrolase family protein, translating into MENPNYNWNNYSMEHVLNIQEQQAGSIEWHDPKNYPFQVSGFAWFDQEKEYRRMPSRPKTELPLCVNELANCTSGGQIRFKTDSGRLVIKTRLSGVADIGHMAATGQSGFDIYIGEPGKQHYLATAIPPIHEKTYEASIWDFTNTSSQLREVTINLPLYQGVEELLIGIDPDAIIEEPTPYISKKRVLFYGTSITQGGSASRPGMSYTNILSRRFQLEFINLGFSGSGKGEREVAIAIRDIENPACLVIDYEANVTPEEYETTLVSFIEIYREQHPFVPIMVMSQIPHAMDILPERNLETMRRRNHSKKVVELFKQNGDTRIGFVDGSKLLGMRWHEGTVDGVHPNDYGFMKMANGLEAPLWSTLKSVGVV; encoded by the coding sequence ATGGAAAATCCTAATTATAATTGGAATAATTACAGTATGGAGCATGTATTAAATATCCAGGAACAACAGGCAGGTTCAATTGAATGGCATGATCCTAAAAACTATCCTTTTCAAGTTAGCGGTTTCGCGTGGTTCGATCAGGAAAAGGAATACCGGCGCATGCCTTCACGTCCAAAAACAGAACTTCCATTATGTGTAAATGAATTGGCTAATTGTACGTCTGGCGGACAGATTCGATTTAAAACAGATTCAGGAAGGCTAGTAATAAAAACAAGGCTTTCTGGTGTAGCAGATATTGGCCATATGGCAGCAACAGGACAGTCTGGCTTCGATATTTATATTGGCGAGCCAGGGAAGCAGCATTATCTTGCAACGGCAATCCCTCCAATCCATGAGAAAACCTATGAAGCTTCAATTTGGGATTTCACAAATACCTCTAGCCAACTCAGGGAAGTGACGATAAACCTTCCATTATATCAAGGGGTCGAGGAGCTGCTGATTGGGATTGATCCTGATGCTATTATTGAAGAACCAACGCCATATATATCTAAGAAACGGGTGTTATTTTACGGCACATCTATTACACAGGGCGGCAGTGCGAGCAGGCCAGGAATGTCCTATACAAATATTTTAAGCAGAAGATTTCAGCTTGAATTTATTAATCTAGGATTTTCCGGCAGTGGTAAAGGGGAGCGAGAAGTTGCCATAGCTATCAGGGATATCGAAAATCCCGCATGCCTGGTAATTGACTATGAAGCGAATGTGACACCAGAGGAATACGAAACGACATTGGTTTCTTTTATTGAAATCTATCGTGAGCAACACCCCTTCGTTCCAATAATGGTAATGTCGCAGATTCCACATGCAATGGATATTCTCCCTGAACGAAATCTAGAAACGATGAGGCGCAGAAATCATTCGAAAAAAGTAGTAGAGCTGTTTAAGCAAAATGGTGATACACGAATCGGATTTGTGGATGGTTCGAAATTGCTCGGAATGCGCTGGCATGAAGGTACAGTTGATGGTGTGCATCCAAATGACTATGGATTTATGAAAATGGCAAATGGCTTGGAAGCACCATTGTGGTCTACGTTGAAGAGTGTTGGAGTTGTGTAA